In the genome of Amia ocellicauda isolate fAmiCal2 chromosome 3, fAmiCal2.hap1, whole genome shotgun sequence, one region contains:
- the LOC136747170 gene encoding olfactory receptor 1E16-like, with amino-acid sequence MNSPNSTLAPNATFVRPQFFYISGLSNLPDAKYYYIFLCFVYVVTILGNSFILFIIYMERSLHTPKYVAVCNLAIVDVCGSTAIIPKLIHTFLFDSQFIRYEACLANMYFVLFFSAMQSLTLVVLAYDRFVAICFPLRYHTIITSTSMVVILAVMWAIKAIMVITATLLFTRLSFCRSIVITSYFCDYGPAILLACNDNSPSFIMGILGTTLSFVAPVAVIALSYVCIIFALLKIATQEGRLKAMKTCTSHLILVAIFYLPICATYISTLSSTIHPNARIINTSLACVIPPMLNPIIYSLKTEEIMSTIKKLYKKSNKLNSYGTE; translated from the coding sequence ATGAACTCCCCGAATTCAACACTCGCTCCGAACGCTACGTTTGTTCGGCCTCAGTTCTTTTATATCAGTGGCTTATCTAACCTACCAGATGCAAAGTATTACtatattttcttgtgttttgtttatgtggTAACTATATTAGGTAATTCCTTCATCCTGTTCATTATATACATGGAGCGTAGCCTTCACACCCCTAAGTATGTTGCTGTTTGTAATTTAGCTATAGTTGATGTTTGTGGCAGCACAGCAATTATACCAAAGTTAATTCACACTTTCCTCTTTGATTCTCAGTTCATCAGATATGAAGCTTGCTTGgctaatatgtattttgtacttttctTCTCCGCCATGCAGTCACTCACTCTTGTTGTACTAGCTTATGACAGGTTTGTTGCTATATGCTTTCCACTGAGATATCACACTATTATCACCAGTACTTCGATGGTTGTGATTTTAGCAGTAATGTGGGCTATCAAAGCAATAATGGTAATTACAGCCACACTTTTATTTACCAGATTGTCCTTTTGTAGATCTATAGTGATAACCAGCTATTTTTGTGATTATGGACCTGCAATTCTTCTGGCTTGTAATGATAATTCTCCAAGTTTCATAATGGGAATATTGGGAACAACATTATCTTTTGTGGCGCCAGTTGCAGTGATTGCGTTAtcttatgtatgtataatatttGCATTGTTAAAAATTGCAACACAGGAGGGACGTTTGAAAGCCATGAAAACATGCACCTCCCACTTAATTTTGGTGGCAATTTTTTATCTTCCAATTTGTGCCACTTATATTTCCACATTGAGCTCCACCATTCATCCAAATGCCAGGATAATTAATACATCCTTGGCTTGCGTCATTCCACCAATGCTGAACCCTATCATCTATTCTTTAAAAACAGAGGAAATCATGTCAACAATAAAAAAGCTTTACAAAAAAAGTAACAAGCTAAATTCATATGGAACAGAATAA
- the LOC136746854 gene encoding olfactory receptor 1E16-like → MNSPNSTLPLNATFVRPQFFYISGLYNLPNAKYYYIFLCFVYVVTIIGNSFILFIIYMERSLHTPKYVAVCNLAIVDVCSSTAIIPKLIDTFLFDSQFIRYEACLANMYFVLFFSAMQSIILVVLAYDRFVAICFPLRYYNIITNTSMVVILAVMWAITALLAVTATLLFTRLSFCRSIVINSYVCDYGPAIHLACNDNSLNFIMGTLGTTIFFVAPVAVIALSYVCIIFALLKIATQEGRLKAMQTCTSHLILVAIFYLPICATYISTLSSTIHPNARIINTSLACVIPPMLNPIIYSLKTEEIMSTIKKLYRKRNKLNSYGTEE, encoded by the coding sequence ATGAACTCCCCAAATTCAACACTTCCTCTGAATGCTACGTTTGTTCGGCCTCAGTTCTTTTATATCAGTGGCTTATATAACCTACCAAATGCAAAGTATTACTACATTTTCTTGTGCTTTGTTTATGTGGTAACTATAATAGGTAATTCCTTCATCCTATTCATTATATACATGGAGCGTAGCCTTCACACCCCTAAGTATGTTGCCGTTTGTAATTTAGCTATAGTTGATGTTTGTAGCAGCACAGCAATTATACCAAAGTTAATTGACACTTTCCTCTTTGATTCTCAGTTCATCAGATATGAAGCTTGCTTGGccaatatgtattttgtacttttctTCTCCGCCATGCAGTCGATTATTCTTGTTGTACTAGCCTATGACAGGTTTGTTGCTATATGCTTTCCACTGAGATATTACAACATTATCACCAATACTTCAATGGTTGTGATTTTAGCAGTAATGTGGGCTATCACAGCACTATTGGCAGTTACAGCCACACTTTTATTTACCAGATTGTCCTTTTGTAGATCTATAGTGATAAACAGCTATGTTTGTGATTATGGACCTGCAATTCATCTGGCTTGTAATGACAATTCTCTTAATTTCATAATGGGAACATTGGGAACAACAATATTTTTTGTGGCGCCAGTTGCAGTGATTGCGTTAtcttatgtatgtataatatttGCATTGTTAAAAATTGCAACACAGGAGGGACGTTTGAAAGCCATGCAAACCTGCACCTCCCACCTAATTTTGGTGGCAATTTTTTATCTTCCAATTTGTGCCACTTATATTTCCACATTGAGCTCCACCATTCATCCAAATGCCAGGATAATTAATACATCCTTGGCTTGTGTCATTCCACCAATGCTGAACCCTATCATCTATTCTTTAAAAACAGAGGAAATCATGTCAACAATAAAAAAGCTTTACAGAAAAAGGAACAAGCTAAATTCATATGGAACAGAAGAATAA